Proteins from a single region of Bdellovibrio bacteriovorus HD100:
- a CDS encoding substrate-binding periplasmic protein, whose amino-acid sequence MRLLWIVLALLCYSIVTSAAQVIEMISPYDNPPFVVDQKKEQGLVYDLASLLSVRSQGKYQFKVVVVPRARLQKMLLRSGVYVVPLVSPKWFGDENEKKYLWTSALMEDENLVLSPRKRALEYENSASLQGKRTSIVLGHAIEPLDQLEKGGTVKTESTQSLNNGLRMLARGRIDFMVMGRMVAIYLIRDLRLEDEIHISDKSLERFDRKIMVSPQSQKELHKWLEGEIQRLRRSGQWKKYLRVEVSLQNHDVATDPQFI is encoded by the coding sequence ATGCGTCTGCTCTGGATCGTATTGGCACTGCTTTGCTATTCCATCGTCACTTCCGCGGCGCAAGTGATTGAGATGATTTCGCCTTATGACAATCCTCCATTTGTGGTTGATCAAAAAAAAGAGCAGGGTCTTGTCTATGATCTGGCATCGTTGCTGTCGGTGCGTTCCCAAGGGAAGTATCAATTCAAAGTTGTTGTCGTACCGCGGGCTCGGTTGCAGAAAATGCTTCTGCGCAGTGGGGTCTATGTGGTGCCTTTGGTTTCTCCGAAGTGGTTTGGGGATGAAAATGAGAAAAAATATCTGTGGACCTCCGCTTTGATGGAGGATGAAAATCTGGTGCTGTCACCGCGCAAGAGGGCTTTGGAGTACGAGAACTCGGCGTCGCTCCAGGGAAAACGGACCTCCATTGTGCTGGGACATGCCATTGAGCCTCTTGACCAGCTGGAAAAGGGAGGCACGGTCAAAACTGAATCCACTCAATCACTGAACAATGGTCTGCGTATGCTGGCGCGAGGTCGCATTGACTTTATGGTGATGGGCCGGATGGTGGCCATTTATCTGATCCGGGATCTGAGGCTGGAGGACGAGATTCATATCTCTGATAAATCGCTGGAGCGATTTGACCGGAAGATCATGGTGTCACCGCAGTCCCAAAAAGAACTGCACAAGTGGCTGGAAGGTGAAATCCAGCGCCTGCGCAGGTCTGGTCAGTGGAAGAAGTATTTGCGTGTGGAAGTGTCTTTACAGAACCACGATGTCGCGACCGACCCGCAATTCATTTGA
- a CDS encoding MFS transporter, translated as MGKGLSRTQVFFMTLTCILVVGNMYYNQPLLGILAREFGVTESKVSLVPAFTLIGYALGILFLVPLGDMIERRKLIQGSMTMAGLLAIALPFSPTLGVFCAISCVMGFFNISQSVLIPFAANLAKPEERGKVVGIVLSGILIGSLMARTLAGFIAQYFGWKTVFIFAGAVSLILSIVSQFVLPMSEPNFKGTYKALLLSTAKLFRELPTMREAALMGAILFGTFSAFWTTLTFLLEAAPFNYDPKTIGLFGALGMIGALAAPLAGRYADKKGAAATIRMGLYCSMGAFALLALSSTFVAGIILGVLVLDLGIQVAHISNQSRVFSHPPEYHSRLNTIYIFAYFTGGSLGSYVGSTLWSWGQWPAVSLGGLGFCLIATLIFRRGQKNRAAAAKIA; from the coding sequence ATGGGAAAAGGCCTCTCTCGCACTCAAGTTTTCTTCATGACCCTGACCTGCATTCTGGTTGTGGGCAATATGTACTACAACCAACCGCTGCTAGGGATTCTGGCGCGTGAATTTGGTGTGACGGAAAGCAAGGTGTCTTTGGTCCCTGCCTTCACATTGATCGGCTATGCGTTGGGGATTCTGTTCCTGGTTCCACTGGGTGACATGATCGAACGCCGCAAGCTGATTCAAGGTTCCATGACCATGGCGGGGCTTTTGGCCATCGCACTTCCGTTCAGTCCTACACTGGGCGTGTTCTGTGCGATCAGCTGCGTGATGGGTTTCTTCAACATCTCCCAGTCCGTGCTGATCCCTTTTGCCGCCAACCTGGCCAAACCTGAAGAGCGCGGTAAAGTCGTGGGCATTGTCCTGTCGGGAATTCTGATTGGTTCATTGATGGCACGAACCCTGGCTGGCTTTATCGCGCAGTACTTCGGCTGGAAGACGGTGTTCATTTTTGCCGGCGCGGTCAGCCTGATTCTTTCCATCGTGTCGCAGTTCGTGCTGCCGATGTCCGAGCCAAACTTCAAAGGGACCTACAAAGCGTTGCTGCTTTCCACGGCCAAGCTTTTCCGCGAACTTCCCACCATGCGTGAAGCGGCTTTGATGGGCGCAATCTTGTTTGGAACGTTCTCGGCCTTCTGGACGACGCTGACCTTCCTGCTGGAGGCCGCTCCGTTCAACTATGATCCGAAAACCATCGGTCTGTTTGGGGCCTTGGGAATGATTGGTGCTTTGGCGGCTCCTTTGGCCGGGCGTTATGCCGACAAAAAAGGCGCTGCGGCGACCATCCGTATGGGTCTTTACTGCTCCATGGGGGCCTTTGCCCTGCTGGCGCTTTCCTCCACCTTCGTAGCAGGAATCATCCTGGGTGTTTTGGTGCTGGATCTGGGCATTCAGGTGGCCCATATCTCCAATCAGTCCCGCGTGTTTAGCCATCCACCCGAGTACCACTCCCGCCTGAACACGATATACATCTTTGCCTACTTTACCGGAGGAAGTCTCGGGTCTTACGTGGGTTCGACTCTTTGGAGTTGGGGCCAATGGCCTGCCGTCAGCCTGGGTGGGCTCGGCTTTTGCCTTATCGCGACCCTCATTTTCCGCCGGGGGCAGAAAAACCGAGCGGCTGCCGCCAAAATAGCCTAA
- a CDS encoding small ribosomal subunit Rsm22 family protein has product MQREFTCPASFEESINRALATYKLSLKDSKALAKCVLALSDFFIAKPDSPTPWNESWAQVAYLCYYLPLNSTRLTGLIEEADKRGFFNGLSHVIDFGAGLATASMTLNEKHKFSYQLIERAAEPQNLIEKHFPQFPPQEWLRTFSGARLKDGAKTLALFSYSLTELTDLPDWAYQCEALMLVEPSTQQDGRKLLQLRQKLLEKGYHVWAPCTHEQTCPLLTQSKTDWCHDRVHFKAPSWFTALEAELPMKNRTLTMSYVLMRKTKPEAIKAARVVGDRLKEKGKDRQMICRGPEREFLAWLHKTKIEQDIPRGVLVDIPDDIQKVSNELRVGRDIVVL; this is encoded by the coding sequence ATGCAAAGAGAATTCACCTGTCCCGCTTCTTTTGAAGAATCCATCAACCGTGCCCTGGCGACTTACAAGTTGTCGTTGAAGGATTCCAAAGCCCTGGCCAAATGTGTGCTGGCTTTGTCGGACTTCTTTATTGCGAAACCGGATAGCCCCACCCCATGGAACGAATCTTGGGCGCAGGTGGCGTATCTTTGTTATTACCTGCCGCTGAATTCCACCCGCCTGACCGGACTGATTGAAGAGGCCGACAAGCGTGGATTCTTCAACGGCCTTTCACATGTAATTGATTTCGGTGCGGGCTTGGCGACGGCTTCAATGACCTTGAATGAAAAACACAAGTTCAGCTATCAGCTGATCGAACGCGCGGCCGAACCACAGAACCTGATTGAAAAACATTTCCCGCAGTTCCCGCCTCAGGAATGGCTGCGCACCTTCAGCGGGGCCCGCCTGAAAGACGGCGCAAAAACCCTGGCGCTGTTTTCTTATTCTTTGACGGAACTGACAGACCTTCCAGACTGGGCCTATCAATGCGAAGCCCTGATGCTGGTCGAACCCTCCACCCAGCAGGATGGTCGAAAGCTTTTACAGCTGCGCCAGAAGCTTCTGGAAAAAGGCTATCACGTGTGGGCCCCGTGCACGCACGAACAGACTTGTCCTCTATTAACCCAGTCTAAAACCGACTGGTGCCATGACCGGGTACATTTCAAAGCACCGTCCTGGTTCACGGCCCTGGAAGCCGAACTGCCAATGAAAAACCGCACGTTGACCATGAGCTATGTGCTGATGAGAAAAACCAAACCCGAAGCCATTAAGGCGGCGCGTGTGGTGGGCGATCGCCTGAAAGAAAAAGGCAAGGACCGTCAGATGATCTGCCGGGGTCCTGAGCGTGAGTTTTTGGCGTGGCTACATAAAACAAAAATCGAACAGGACATCCCGCGTGGAGTTCTGGTCGATATTCCTGATGACATTCAAAAAGTTTCAAATGAATTGCGGGTCGGTCGCGACATCGTGGTTCTGTAA
- the gcvP gene encoding aminomethyl-transferring glycine dehydrogenase: MKIADLSPTNEFIPRHIGPTDSDIHEMLKTLGFNSLDQMADKVIPAQIRTTHAYADVGNGISEHGLLNHLKQMVSKNKVYKNYIGMGYHDTITPTVIQRNIFENPVWYTAYTPYQPEISQGRLEALLNFQTMIADLNGMEIANASLLDEGTAAAEAMFMAHSLCKNKANAFVVSPDMHPHVIEVIGTRAEPLGFEMIVMDPAKYDFAKPVFGVFFQYPNTNGTVEDYAAIAKKYKDHGALVTASTDLLAMTLLTPPGEWGADMVVGNSQRFGVPLGFGGPHAGFLATKDAFKRLMPGRLVGVSVDSQGKSALRLALQTREQHIRREKATSNICTAQVLLANMASMYAVYHGPAGLKKIALRVQRLTAILSAGLKKLNLEVGAGHVFDTVTVKTDKAAEIIAQAEKMQMNFRNYGGGKLGVSLNEATTLEDVEQIWAAFNLGKAAGFTALSVDESLADVTLPANLTRSTAYMTHQVFNSHHSETEMLRYIHHLQNKDLTLTHSMIPLGSCTMKLNATTELVPVSWPEISKLHPFAPTAQAVGLIEMIHDLEKKLCDITGFAAVSLQPNAGSQGEYAGLLVIRKYHQSRGQGHRNICLIPSSAHGTNPASAALVNMQVVVVACDDQGNVDVADLKAKAEQHKDNLAALMITYPSTHGVFEEGIVEICKIIHDNGGQVYMDGANMNALVGMCRPGVFGPDVSHMNLHKTFSIPHGGGGPGVGPIGVGAHLAEFLPKHSLVPEAGPANGISATTSAPWGSASILPISWAYITMMGAQGLRKATLVSILSANYIAKKLEAHYPVLYKGKNGLVAHECIVDVREIKKTSGIDVTDVAKRLMDFGFHAPTMSFPVAGTLMIEPTESESKKELDRFIESMVTIRKEIAAVETGKMDKENNALKNAPHTAQMLMKPEWNHPYSREEAVYPVEWLRGNKFWPVVGRVDNAYGDRNLICSCPSIEDYQA, translated from the coding sequence ATGAAAATCGCTGATCTTTCTCCTACGAATGAGTTTATCCCCCGTCACATTGGTCCCACAGATTCAGACATCCACGAGATGCTGAAAACTCTGGGTTTTAATTCCCTGGATCAAATGGCTGACAAAGTGATCCCGGCACAAATCCGCACAACCCACGCTTACGCAGATGTGGGCAACGGCATTTCTGAGCACGGTCTTTTGAATCATCTGAAACAGATGGTTTCCAAAAACAAAGTTTACAAAAACTATATCGGCATGGGTTACCACGACACCATCACTCCGACGGTGATTCAAAGAAACATCTTTGAAAATCCAGTGTGGTACACAGCCTACACTCCTTATCAGCCAGAGATCTCTCAAGGCCGTCTGGAAGCTCTGTTGAACTTCCAAACGATGATCGCTGATCTGAACGGCATGGAAATCGCCAACGCCTCTTTGCTTGATGAAGGCACGGCCGCGGCTGAAGCGATGTTCATGGCGCACTCTCTTTGCAAAAACAAAGCAAACGCCTTTGTCGTATCCCCGGACATGCACCCGCATGTGATCGAGGTTATCGGCACTCGTGCAGAGCCGCTGGGCTTTGAGATGATCGTGATGGATCCGGCGAAATATGATTTCGCAAAACCTGTGTTCGGTGTGTTCTTCCAGTATCCAAACACCAACGGCACGGTTGAAGACTATGCTGCCATCGCAAAAAAATACAAAGACCATGGCGCGCTGGTGACGGCTTCCACGGATCTTCTGGCGATGACATTGCTGACTCCTCCGGGTGAATGGGGTGCAGACATGGTGGTGGGTAATTCCCAGCGCTTTGGTGTGCCACTGGGCTTCGGTGGTCCTCACGCCGGTTTCCTGGCAACGAAAGACGCTTTCAAGCGTTTGATGCCGGGCCGTCTGGTGGGTGTCAGCGTGGATTCTCAAGGCAAGTCCGCTTTGCGTCTGGCTTTGCAAACTCGCGAACAACACATCCGTCGTGAAAAAGCGACTTCCAATATCTGTACGGCTCAGGTGCTTCTGGCGAACATGGCTTCCATGTACGCGGTTTACCACGGCCCTGCAGGCTTGAAGAAAATCGCTCTGCGCGTTCAGCGTCTGACGGCGATCCTTTCTGCGGGTCTTAAAAAATTGAATCTTGAAGTTGGTGCGGGTCACGTGTTTGACACCGTGACAGTGAAAACTGACAAAGCGGCAGAGATCATCGCTCAGGCTGAAAAGATGCAAATGAACTTCCGCAACTACGGTGGTGGCAAGCTGGGTGTTTCCCTGAACGAAGCAACGACTTTGGAAGACGTTGAACAAATCTGGGCTGCCTTCAACCTTGGCAAAGCCGCAGGCTTCACAGCCTTGTCTGTGGATGAGTCTTTGGCCGATGTCACTTTGCCAGCGAATTTGACTCGCTCTACAGCTTACATGACTCATCAGGTGTTTAACTCTCACCACAGCGAAACAGAAATGCTTCGCTACATTCACCATCTGCAAAACAAGGATCTGACGCTGACTCATTCCATGATTCCGCTGGGTTCTTGTACGATGAAACTGAATGCGACAACAGAGCTTGTGCCGGTTTCATGGCCTGAAATCAGCAAGCTGCACCCGTTTGCGCCAACTGCGCAAGCCGTGGGCCTGATTGAAATGATCCATGATCTTGAGAAAAAACTTTGCGACATCACTGGTTTTGCAGCAGTCAGCCTGCAGCCGAACGCGGGTTCTCAAGGTGAATACGCGGGCCTTTTGGTGATCCGCAAGTACCACCAATCCCGCGGTCAGGGTCATCGTAACATCTGCTTGATCCCGTCTTCTGCGCACGGAACCAATCCGGCGTCAGCAGCACTGGTGAACATGCAGGTTGTGGTAGTGGCGTGTGACGATCAGGGTAACGTCGATGTGGCGGATCTGAAAGCCAAAGCCGAACAGCACAAAGACAATCTGGCAGCATTGATGATCACTTACCCTTCCACACACGGCGTGTTCGAGGAAGGTATCGTGGAAATCTGCAAGATCATCCACGACAACGGCGGTCAGGTTTACATGGACGGCGCGAACATGAATGCTTTGGTTGGCATGTGCCGCCCAGGCGTGTTCGGTCCGGACGTTTCCCACATGAATCTGCACAAGACCTTCTCGATCCCTCACGGTGGTGGCGGTCCGGGTGTCGGTCCTATCGGTGTGGGCGCACACTTGGCAGAATTCCTGCCGAAACACTCTTTGGTGCCTGAAGCGGGTCCTGCCAACGGGATCTCTGCAACGACTTCGGCTCCTTGGGGCAGCGCCAGCATCCTGCCAATCTCTTGGGCTTACATCACCATGATGGGCGCTCAAGGTCTGCGCAAAGCCACTTTGGTCAGCATCCTGAGTGCGAACTACATCGCAAAGAAACTGGAAGCTCATTACCCTGTTCTTTACAAAGGTAAAAACGGTCTGGTGGCGCACGAGTGTATCGTGGATGTTCGCGAGATCAAAAAGACCTCTGGCATTGACGTGACTGACGTTGCAAAACGTCTGATGGACTTTGGTTTCCATGCTCCGACCATGAGCTTCCCGGTAGCGGGCACTTTGATGATCGAGCCAACTGAATCTGAATCCAAAAAAGAACTGGATCGTTTCATTGAATCCATGGTGACCATCCGCAAAGAAATCGCTGCGGTTGAAACCGGCAAGATGGACAAAGAAAACAATGCGCTTAAAAACGCTCCTCACACAGCGCAGATGCTGATGAAACCTGAATGGAATCATCCGTACAGCCGTGAAGAGGCCGTGTACCCGGTGGAATGGTTGCGTGGTAACAAGTTCTGGCCGGTTGTTGGCCGTGTCGACAACGCTTACGGTGACAGAAACCTGATTTGCTCCTGCCCTTCGATCGAAGACTATCAGGCGTAA
- a CDS encoding glycosyltransferase family 9 protein: MKRILLIRLDKIGDLICSMPVDQVSFLEGWDKHWVIAKGLGFVPENADPQRKFLELKKDDAKESLPKLRAFLREYRPDVAVSLQAPWWVSYALWAEGVPVRAGVRSQWHSFLFLNKGLRQRRSLAVQHEADYNLDVLKHALNISENVKTPVLKLTAPENPALLSKYHLTAQNYVVVHPGMAGSALNWPIGNYIELIRKVSETTQVVLTGTPADEKWLTEIKATFKDHKNVLSLQSLLSATELFTVLKNAKAVVVPSTGVAHMAASLSTPVLGIYPHVRVQKPLRWAARGPQVHIFEAPPQNADGSVCDGTHCEEFHCMAKIKVEDLLQTLSSL; the protein is encoded by the coding sequence ATGAAGCGCATCCTTCTTATCCGCTTAGATAAAATCGGTGACCTGATCTGCAGCATGCCTGTAGATCAGGTTTCTTTTTTAGAGGGCTGGGATAAGCACTGGGTGATCGCCAAAGGATTGGGATTCGTCCCTGAAAACGCCGACCCTCAAAGAAAATTTCTGGAACTGAAAAAAGACGACGCCAAGGAATCTCTGCCAAAACTCAGAGCCTTCTTGCGTGAATACCGCCCTGATGTCGCCGTCAGTCTGCAGGCCCCGTGGTGGGTCAGCTATGCACTGTGGGCAGAAGGCGTGCCCGTTCGCGCGGGTGTGCGTTCGCAGTGGCACAGCTTTTTGTTTTTGAATAAAGGCCTGCGCCAGCGCCGCAGTCTCGCGGTTCAACACGAGGCTGATTACAATCTGGATGTCCTGAAGCACGCCCTGAATATCAGCGAAAATGTAAAAACCCCGGTTTTGAAACTGACGGCCCCGGAAAACCCGGCGCTTCTTTCCAAATACCACCTGACCGCCCAAAACTATGTCGTGGTTCACCCCGGTATGGCAGGGTCCGCCCTGAACTGGCCGATTGGCAATTACATCGAACTGATCCGAAAGGTGTCTGAAACCACGCAAGTGGTTCTGACCGGCACCCCGGCTGATGAAAAATGGCTGACGGAGATCAAAGCCACTTTCAAAGACCACAAGAACGTCTTAAGCCTGCAAAGCCTGCTTTCAGCCACCGAGCTTTTCACCGTGCTTAAGAACGCCAAAGCGGTTGTGGTGCCAAGCACAGGAGTCGCTCACATGGCGGCGTCGCTGAGCACTCCGGTTCTGGGTATTTACCCGCACGTGCGCGTGCAAAAACCCCTGCGCTGGGCGGCCCGTGGACCTCAGGTGCATATTTTCGAAGCCCCGCCCCAAAATGCCGACGGCAGTGTCTGCGACGGCACCCACTGTGAAGAATTTCACTGTATGGCAAAAATTAAGGTCGAAGATTTGCTTCAGACCCTGTCCTCCCTTTAG